Proteins encoded by one window of Limnothrix sp. FACHB-406:
- a CDS encoding alpha-E domain-containing protein — MLSRVADSIYWLNRYVERAENVARFVDVNLKLSLDSPAGVTQQWKPLLMTTGDLALFQANYGEASAENVIQFLTFDANYPNSILSCLKSARENARSIREILSTEVWEQINAFYLMVKEAAASYSAGAVDLDKFFNEVKLASHLLYGVTDATMTHGEGWHFGQVGRFLERADKTSRILDVKYYILLPSVQDVGTTLDRLQWIALLKSASAYEMYQKWRNHRISPTGVVEFLLLDRQFPRAVQFCLLQSQKSLHEITGTPTGTWSNPVERPLGRLLAELSYFSVDEVIDRGLHEFIDNLQQELNVIGERMNETFFALRPVGL; from the coding sequence ATGCTCAGTCGCGTTGCGGACTCGATTTATTGGCTTAATCGCTATGTGGAGCGGGCGGAAAATGTGGCCCGATTTGTTGATGTCAACCTCAAGCTAAGTTTAGATTCTCCTGCGGGCGTGACTCAACAATGGAAACCCCTGTTGATGACCACGGGAGACTTGGCACTTTTTCAGGCCAATTATGGGGAAGCTTCCGCTGAAAATGTGATTCAGTTTCTAACATTTGATGCGAATTATCCCAATTCGATTTTGTCTTGCTTGAAATCAGCGCGGGAAAACGCTCGATCGATCCGAGAGATCCTGTCTACGGAAGTCTGGGAACAGATTAATGCGTTTTATTTAATGGTTAAAGAAGCGGCCGCCAGCTACAGCGCGGGAGCCGTTGATCTAGATAAGTTTTTTAATGAAGTGAAGCTGGCGAGTCATTTGCTCTATGGCGTGACCGATGCCACCATGACCCACGGCGAAGGCTGGCACTTTGGACAGGTGGGCCGATTCCTGGAGCGGGCAGATAAAACATCGCGAATTTTGGATGTGAAATATTACATTCTGCTGCCTTCGGTGCAGGATGTGGGCACAACGCTCGATCGCCTCCAATGGATTGCGTTGCTGAAGTCCGCTAGCGCCTATGAAATGTATCAAAAGTGGCGCAATCACCGCATTTCGCCCACGGGAGTTGTGGAGTTTTTATTGCTCGATCGACAGTTTCCCCGTGCGGTGCAATTTTGCCTGTTGCAATCCCAAAAATCCTTGCATGAAATTACTGGAACACCGACGGGCACTTGGAGCAATCCTGTGGAGCGGCCCCTGGGACGGTTGTTAGCAGAACTCAGCTATTTTTCAGTGGATGAAGTGATCGATCGGGGTCTCCATGAATTCATTGACAATTTGCAGCAAGAACTCAATGTGATTGGCGAGCGCATGAATGAAACATTTTTTGCGCTGCGACCGGTGGGTCTTTAG